DNA from Lineus longissimus chromosome 7, tnLinLong1.2, whole genome shotgun sequence:
GCTTCGACTCACGACTCCGACTGTTTGGTCATGGGGCAAATACCTATTCGAGTTACCCACCTTCATAATTGACCTGGCCATCTCCATCAATATCAGCTTCCCTAACCATCTCATCTACCTCCGCATCCGTCAGTTTCTCCCCCAAGTTGGTCATAACATGCCTGAGCTCGGCAGCGCTGATGAAGCCGTTGCCGTCCTTATCGAACACCCTGAATGCCTCGCGGAGCTCGTCCTCTGTGTCCTGgttcttcatcttcttcgacATCATGGTGAGAAACTCGGGGAAGTCGATTGTACCATTACCTGGAAAGTAatatattttacatgtatattgcagtCTGgtacattctccaagcagatcgaagaatatctctctgccaacactgcAGAATTCAATATATGCGGTCCCGGATGTGTCACAGGTGCAAGACACATCACGACGAAGTTAACATTTACGTAACCTTTGGACAATTCGTTCGTGTCTTTTAATTGGCCCATGACACTATTTCGATGAATGCCGAAGCACTTGACTTACCGTCTGTGTCGACCTCATTGATCATGTCCTGCAGTTCAGCTTCTGTGGGATTCTGACCCAAAGACCTCATGACGGTTCCCAACTCTTTCGTGGTGATGGTGCCATCGCCGTCTTTGTCGAATAGGGAGAAAGCCTCCTTA
Protein-coding regions in this window:
- the LOC135490660 gene encoding calmodulin-like isoform X2 — its product is MADQLSEEQIAEFKEAFSLFDKDGDGTITTKELGTVMRSLGQNPTEAELQDMINEVDTDGNGTIDFPEFLTMMSKKMKNQDTEDELREAFRVFDKDGNGFISAAELRHVMTNLGEKLTDAEVDEMVREADIDGDGQVNYEEFVKMMTAK
- the LOC135490660 gene encoding calmodulin-like isoform X1; its protein translation is MPVDMGNMYFLADQLSEEQIAEFKEAFSLFDKDGDGTITTKELGTVMRSLGQNPTEAELQDMINEVDTDGNGTIDFPEFLTMMSKKMKNQDTEDELREAFRVFDKDGNGFISAAELRHVMTNLGEKLTDAEVDEMVREADIDGDGQVNYEEFVKMMTAK